In Bacteroides coprosuis DSM 18011, the following are encoded in one genomic region:
- a CDS encoding peptidylprolyl isomerase FKBP-type (COGs: COG0545 FKBP-type peptidyl-prolyl cis-trans isomerase 1~InterPro IPR000774:IPR001179~KEGG: bth:BT_2977 peptidylprolyl isomerase~PFAM: Peptidyl-prolyl cis-trans isomerase, FKBP-type; Peptidyl-prolyl cis-trans isomerase, FKBP-type, N-terminal~SPTR: Peptidyl-prolyl cis-trans isomerase;~IMG reference gene:2504106123~PFAM: FKBP-type peptidyl-prolyl cis-trans isomerase; Domain amino terminal to FKBP-type peptidyl-prolyl isomerase), translating into MKNLKLAVIALAAAGGLSACTSGVTAQKASFVTTADSVSYAIGLANFPPQLRSMLIQQFGDSTLIDDMIKGVQEGFTKTSEKEKAYAMGYNLGQSIATDMTKQIHNQMFQDENAKVLNSANFLSAFIDLAKGNTPIIADANEYLKENLPKLQEEVLQEKHGAYKKENEDFLTENAKKEGIVTTESGLQYKVLQEGTGETIKEDQTVQLSYEGKLIDGTVFDSNENAEFNGTNGLVKGFKEALEMMNVGSKYEVYIPQELAYGTNPAGDKIKPYSTLVFTIEIKGIENK; encoded by the coding sequence ATGAAAAATTTAAAATTAGCAGTTATAGCTCTTGCAGCAGCAGGAGGACTTAGCGCATGTACTAGTGGTGTAACAGCTCAAAAAGCAAGCTTTGTAACAACAGCAGATTCAGTGTCATATGCTATTGGTTTAGCAAACTTCCCTCCACAACTACGTTCTATGTTGATTCAACAGTTTGGAGACAGCACTTTAATCGATGATATGATAAAAGGTGTTCAAGAAGGTTTCACTAAAACATCTGAAAAGGAAAAAGCTTATGCAATGGGATACAATCTTGGACAAAGCATTGCTACTGATATGACTAAGCAAATTCATAACCAAATGTTCCAAGACGAAAATGCAAAAGTTCTAAATAGCGCTAATTTCCTTTCTGCTTTTATCGACCTAGCAAAAGGCAACACTCCTATTATTGCTGACGCTAACGAATACCTAAAAGAAAATCTGCCTAAACTTCAAGAAGAAGTTCTACAAGAAAAACATGGAGCTTACAAAAAAGAAAATGAAGATTTCTTAACTGAAAACGCAAAAAAAGAAGGCATTGTAACTACTGAAAGTGGTCTTCAATACAAAGTACTACAAGAAGGTACAGGAGAAACGATTAAAGAAGACCAAACTGTTCAATTGAGCTACGAAGGTAAGCTTATTGATGGTACAGTATTTGATAGCAATGAAAATGCAGAATTCAACGGTACAAATGGTCTTGTAAAAGGGTTCAAAGAAGCTCTTGAAATGATGAATGTAGGTTCTAAATATGAAGTATATATTCCTCAAGAATTAGCTTACGGTACAAATCCTGCTGGTGATAAAATCAAACCTTACTCAACTTTAGTATTTACTATTGAAATCAAAGGGATTGAGAATAAATAA
- a CDS encoding peptidylprolyl isomerase FKBP-type (COGs: COG0545 FKBP-type peptidyl-prolyl cis-trans isomerase 1~InterPro IPR000774:IPR001179~KEGG: bfs:BF4308 putative FkbP-type 22 kDa peptidyl-prolyl cis-trans isomerase~PFAM: Peptidyl-prolyl cis-trans isomerase, FKBP-type; Peptidyl-prolyl cis-trans isomerase, FKBP-type, N-terminal~SPTR: Peptidyl-prolyl cis-trans isomerase;~IMG reference gene:2504106124~PFAM: FKBP-type peptidyl-prolyl cis-trans isomerase; Domain amino terminal to FKBP-type peptidyl-prolyl isomerase), which translates to MDKFSYALGLGIGQNLLGLGAKNLSVEDFSQAIKDILDGKEPAISHQEAQGIVQEHFAALQAKISEESLKAEKVFFEQNGKKEGIVTTESGLQYEVLVKGSGKKPSASDQVKCHYEGKLMDGRMFDSSIKRGQPATFGVNQVIPGWVEALQLMEEGDKWRLYIPSELGYGAHGAGEVIPPYSSLIFEVELIEVL; encoded by the coding sequence ATGGACAAATTTAGCTACGCATTAGGACTAGGAATTGGTCAAAATCTTTTAGGTTTAGGTGCAAAAAATCTTTCAGTAGAAGATTTCAGCCAAGCAATTAAAGATATTCTTGACGGCAAAGAACCTGCTATCAGCCACCAAGAGGCTCAAGGCATTGTACAAGAACATTTTGCAGCACTTCAAGCAAAAATATCAGAAGAATCTCTTAAAGCTGAAAAAGTGTTTTTTGAACAAAATGGTAAAAAGGAAGGTATTGTAACTACTGAAAGTGGTCTTCAATATGAAGTACTTGTCAAAGGATCAGGTAAAAAGCCATCTGCGTCAGATCAAGTAAAATGTCACTACGAAGGAAAACTTATGGATGGAAGAATGTTTGATAGCTCTATCAAACGCGGTCAACCAGCTACATTTGGTGTAAACCAAGTTATTCCAGGATGGGTAGAAGCTCTTCAATTAATGGAAGAAGGAGACAAATGGAGACTTTATATTCCTTCTGAGTTAGGTTATGGAGCACATGGTGCAGGAGAAGTAATTCCTCCATACAGTTCACTTATTTTTGAAGTGGAATTAATTGAAGTTTTATAA
- a CDS encoding NAD-dependent deacetylase (COGs: COG0846 NAD-dependent protein deacetylase SIR2 family~HAMAP: NAD-dependent histone deacetylase, silent information regulator Sir2~InterPro IPR003000~KEGG: bth:BT_2975 NAD-dependent deacetylase~PFAM: NAD-dependent histone deacetylase, silent information regulator Sir2~SPTR: NAD-dependent deacetylase (Regulatory protein SIR2-like protein);~IMG reference gene:2504106125~PFAM: Sir2 family), whose protein sequence is MKKKVVVLTGAGMSAESGIATFRGAGGLWGKYPVQQVASIEGYHQDPELVQNFYNERRRELMDVKPNKGHELLAKMEEDYDMTIITQNVDNLHERAGSNRIIHLHGELIKGCSSRNPYDPRFIVEIKPGEEIKMGDLAGDGSQLRPFIVWFGEAVPEIETALPYVREADYFVIIGTSMNVYPAAGLLHYVSYGTPIYVIDPNSVNVSDTKGMTHIHKGASQGVAELIELLRK, encoded by the coding sequence ATGAAGAAAAAAGTAGTTGTTTTAACAGGTGCAGGCATGAGTGCAGAAAGTGGTATTGCTACTTTCAGAGGTGCTGGTGGCTTATGGGGCAAATACCCTGTACAGCAAGTGGCTTCAATAGAAGGTTATCATCAAGATCCAGAGTTAGTTCAAAATTTCTATAATGAACGTCGTCGCGAGTTGATGGATGTGAAGCCAAATAAGGGACATGAGTTACTTGCTAAAATGGAAGAGGATTATGATATGACTATAATCACTCAAAATGTAGATAATCTTCATGAACGTGCAGGAAGTAATCGTATCATACATTTACATGGGGAACTTATCAAAGGATGTTCTAGTAGGAATCCTTATGATCCAAGATTTATAGTAGAAATCAAGCCAGGTGAAGAGATAAAAATGGGTGACTTAGCAGGTGATGGCAGTCAGTTGAGGCCCTTCATTGTTTGGTTTGGTGAAGCTGTACCCGAGATAGAAACAGCCTTACCTTATGTGCGAGAAGCTGATTATTTTGTGATTATAGGTACTTCAATGAATGTGTACCCTGCAGCTGGACTATTGCATTATGTTTCCTACGGTACACCTATTTACGTAATTGATCCTAATAGTGTTAATGTGTCCGATACGAAGGGTATGACTCATATCCACAAAGGAGCTTCACAAGGAGTAGCAGAATTGATAGAGTTATTGAGAAAATAA
- a CDS encoding glycosyl transferase family 2 (COGs: COG0463 Glycosyltransferase involved in cell wall biogenesis~InterPro IPR001173~KEGG: bfr:BF4512 putative glycosyltransferase~PFAM: Glycosyl transferase, family 2~SPTR: Putative uncharacterized protein;~IMG reference gene:2504106126~PFAM: Glycosyl transferase family 2), protein MNKPLFSIITVTFNAENTVERTLISVKQQSFRNIEYIVIDGASKDRTLSILQAYQSDIDQLISEPDSGLYDAMNKALNIARGEYICFLNAGDKFHQEHTLTQIVSQLDNLNFSPDVVYGETALVDNNGVFLRMRRLSAPKSLTWKSFKQGMLVCHQAFFAKRELVSTYDLQYKFSSDFDWCIKILKKANSTYYTQLTLIDYLHEGLTTANHKKSLMERFKIMSKHYGIISTILYHVGFIIRSIFKK, encoded by the coding sequence ATGAATAAACCTCTTTTTTCTATTATTACCGTGACATTTAACGCAGAGAATACAGTCGAAAGAACTCTTATCTCTGTGAAACAACAAAGCTTTCGAAATATTGAATATATAGTTATAGATGGGGCCTCTAAAGATAGAACTCTTTCTATCTTACAAGCATATCAATCGGACATAGACCAACTAATTAGTGAGCCTGACTCAGGATTATACGATGCGATGAACAAAGCCCTAAATATTGCTCGGGGAGAATATATCTGCTTTTTAAATGCGGGCGATAAATTTCATCAAGAACATACTCTAACACAGATAGTAAGTCAACTTGACAATTTAAACTTTAGCCCTGATGTAGTCTATGGTGAAACTGCACTTGTTGACAATAATGGCGTTTTTTTAAGAATGAGACGATTATCTGCACCCAAAAGTTTAACTTGGAAAAGCTTTAAACAAGGAATGTTAGTTTGCCATCAAGCTTTTTTTGCCAAGAGAGAATTAGTCTCAACATACGATTTACAATATAAATTCTCATCAGATTTTGATTGGTGCATTAAGATTTTAAAAAAAGCAAATAGTACTTACTATACTCAACTCACTCTCATAGACTATTTACATGAAGGACTCACAACAGCTAATCATAAAAAATCCCTTATGGAGCGTTTTAAGATTATGTCGAAACATTATGGCATAATAAGCACTATCTTATATCATGTTGGATTTATAATTCGTTCCATATTTAAGAAGTAA
- a CDS encoding glycosyl transferase group 1 (COGs: COG0438 Glycosyltransferase~InterPro IPR001296~KEGG: bfs:BF4305 putative glycosyltransferase~PFAM: Glycosyl transferase, group 1~SPTR: Putative uncharacterized protein;~IMG reference gene:2504106127~PFAM: Glycosyl transferases group 1): MNILFLNTSDYLGGAAIAARRLSNALNKEHVKVVTIVRDKKGTNFDIIATHQSPILAYNFLSERIKIWVSNLFTKKNLFAVSIANRGSSIVNQPEFKNADIIHLHWINQGFLSLKEIGKIIESGKPIVWTMHDMWPITGICHHARSCIKYTEQCENCPFLVRNKSKDLSFQVFEKKKEIYSKGKINFVGCSNWLTQKAKNSNLTIEQNIINIPNPIDTEKFQPINTEKCRKHFGLPIGHKLILFGAAKTTNERKGIQYFINACLELIQTTTTPVSVVLYGKDSEQLREALPLPTYPLGYISDESELIMLYNAVDTFVLPSLEENLPNSIMEAMSCGTPCVGFDIGGIPELIDHLHNGYIAQYKSSTDLAQGIRWVIENNIDQGLSQQARRKVINTFSENLIAQKYISLYNQIIDK, encoded by the coding sequence ATGAACATATTATTCTTAAATACATCAGACTATCTTGGGGGAGCAGCAATTGCTGCTAGGAGACTATCTAATGCCCTCAATAAAGAACATGTTAAAGTAGTAACTATCGTTCGCGATAAAAAAGGAACTAACTTCGACATAATCGCCACACACCAATCGCCCATACTTGCATACAATTTTTTAAGTGAAAGGATAAAAATATGGGTTAGTAACCTATTTACAAAGAAAAATTTATTTGCAGTATCCATAGCAAATCGAGGATCTTCCATAGTTAATCAGCCAGAATTTAAAAATGCGGATATAATTCATCTACATTGGATTAATCAAGGTTTTTTATCTTTAAAAGAAATTGGTAAAATTATTGAATCGGGCAAACCTATAGTATGGACTATGCATGACATGTGGCCCATTACAGGTATTTGCCATCATGCTCGAAGCTGTATCAAATACACAGAACAGTGTGAAAATTGTCCTTTCTTAGTAAGAAATAAATCAAAAGACTTATCTTTTCAAGTGTTCGAAAAAAAGAAGGAAATATATAGTAAGGGAAAAATAAACTTTGTGGGTTGTAGCAATTGGCTTACTCAAAAAGCTAAAAATAGTAATTTAACCATTGAGCAAAACATTATTAATATTCCAAATCCTATCGATACAGAAAAGTTTCAACCCATTAATACTGAGAAATGTCGCAAACACTTTGGCTTGCCTATTGGACACAAACTAATCTTATTTGGTGCTGCAAAGACTACAAACGAGAGGAAAGGAATTCAATACTTTATTAATGCTTGCTTAGAATTAATACAGACTACAACTACACCTGTAAGTGTCGTTTTATACGGCAAAGACTCTGAGCAATTAAGAGAAGCTCTTCCTCTTCCAACATACCCTTTAGGGTATATCTCAGACGAAAGTGAACTAATTATGCTATACAATGCAGTTGATACCTTTGTTCTTCCCTCTCTTGAAGAGAATCTGCCAAACTCAATCATGGAAGCCATGTCATGTGGTACTCCTTGTGTGGGTTTTGACATAGGAGGTATTCCCGAACTAATAGACCACTTGCACAATGGCTATATAGCTCAATACAAATCTAGTACTGATCTAGCACAAGGAATAAGATGGGTTATTGAAAACAACATAGATCAAGGATTAAGTCAACAAGCCCGTAGGAAAGTTATTAATACCTTTAGTGAAAATCTTATTGCTCAAAAATATATTTCTTTATACAATCAAATAATTGATAAATAA
- a CDS encoding polysaccharide biosynthesis protein (COGs: COG2244 Membrane protein involved in the export of O-antigen and teichoic acid~InterPro IPR002797~KEGG: bvu:BVU_0883 putative lipopolysaccharide biosynthesis protein~PFAM: Polysaccharide biosynthesis protein~SPTR: Polysaccharide biosynthesis protein;~IMG reference gene:2504106128~PFAM: Polysaccharide biosynthesis protein): protein MSKQHLSLKEKTAHGLLWGGLNNGFQQLLNLFFGIWLSRILNVEDYGIIGVLTIFTLIATTLQESGFTQAIANKEKPTHHDFNAIFWCSSSIGISLYIILFFAAPYIAQFFQIPELTSVARFLFIGFVLSSLGTAHNAYLFKYLMVKERAISMLTGLTISGIVGVTLAYNGFAYWGLAAQHITYILCTNSLFWYFSRWKPSWNFNLKPIKELLPFSSRILITKICIHINNHIFNILLGRLYSKTEVGYYSQSNKWNLMGSSIITEMIQGVAQPVLRNVVSDKDRQKRVLIKLFRFTAFTSFPALFGLAYIAPEFISIALTEKWLKSAYILQILCIGGAFIPLNHLLGNFIISRGKSSIYMWNTIALGLTQLTSALLLYPYGVHTMVSTSVGIQILWTVIWTLFAYKEIHFTLFNLFRETLPYLTAIVVSITLSHYCLVNFENIYLLFFSKIISVGFLYILILIIFRASILKESYNFAKTYFLKTAKNKTH from the coding sequence ATGAGTAAACAACACTTATCACTAAAAGAAAAAACGGCACATGGGCTACTTTGGGGAGGTTTAAATAACGGTTTTCAGCAGTTATTAAACCTTTTTTTTGGCATTTGGCTAAGTCGTATCTTGAATGTGGAAGATTATGGTATCATCGGCGTACTTACGATATTTACTCTAATTGCAACAACTCTTCAAGAAAGTGGATTTACTCAAGCAATAGCTAACAAAGAAAAACCTACTCACCATGACTTTAATGCCATATTTTGGTGTAGTAGCAGTATTGGAATCAGTCTCTATATTATTTTATTCTTTGCAGCGCCATATATTGCCCAGTTTTTTCAGATCCCTGAATTAACATCTGTCGCTAGATTTCTATTTATCGGGTTTGTCCTTTCTAGTTTAGGAACAGCACACAATGCATACTTATTTAAGTATCTTATGGTGAAAGAGAGAGCTATATCCATGCTTACAGGATTAACCATTTCAGGAATAGTGGGTGTTACGCTTGCTTACAATGGTTTTGCCTATTGGGGCTTAGCTGCTCAGCATATCACTTACATACTTTGCACAAATAGTCTATTCTGGTACTTCAGCAGATGGAAACCTTCTTGGAATTTTAACCTAAAACCCATAAAGGAATTATTACCCTTCAGTAGTAGAATTCTTATCACAAAAATCTGCATACATATCAATAATCACATATTCAATATTCTATTAGGACGTTTGTATAGTAAAACAGAGGTAGGATATTATTCTCAGTCCAATAAGTGGAATTTAATGGGAAGTTCTATTATCACTGAAATGATACAAGGAGTAGCACAGCCCGTATTAAGAAATGTTGTTTCTGATAAAGATCGACAAAAAAGAGTTTTAATTAAATTATTTCGATTTACTGCCTTTACATCGTTTCCTGCACTATTTGGATTGGCCTATATTGCACCAGAATTCATATCCATAGCGTTAACTGAAAAATGGCTTAAAAGTGCATACATTCTACAGATCTTATGCATAGGTGGTGCATTTATTCCTCTGAATCATTTACTAGGAAACTTTATTATAAGTAGAGGAAAATCGTCTATCTATATGTGGAATACAATTGCACTAGGACTGACACAGCTAACTAGTGCTTTACTACTTTATCCTTATGGTGTGCACACCATGGTATCAACATCAGTAGGTATACAAATTTTATGGACAGTAATATGGACTTTATTTGCTTATAAAGAAATCCATTTCACTCTATTCAACCTATTTAGAGAAACTCTACCCTACCTGACAGCAATAGTAGTATCAATAACACTCTCACACTATTGTTTAGTGAATTTCGAGAATATCTATTTACTATTCTTTTCAAAAATTATCTCTGTAGGATTTCTATATATTTTGATATTAATTATTTTTAGAGCGAGTATACTCAAAGAAAGCTATAACTTTGCTAAAACGTATTTTTTAAAAACAGCCAAAAATAAGACTCATTAA
- a CDS encoding Methionyl-tRNA synthetase (COGs: COG0143 Methionyl-tRNA synthetase~HAMAP: Methionyl-tRNA synthetase~InterPro IPR015413:IPR002547:IPR014758:IPR004495~KEGG: bth:BT_2933 methionyl-tRNA synthetase~PFAM: Aminoacyl-tRNA synthetase, class I (M); tRNA-binding domain~PRIAM: Methionine--tRNA ligase~SPTR: Methionine--tRNA ligase;~TIGRFAM: Methionyl-tRNA synthetase, class Ia; Methionyl-tRNA synthetase, class Ia, beta subunit, C-terminal~IMG reference gene:2504106129~PFAM: tRNA synthetases class I (M); Putative tRNA binding domain~TIGRFAM: methionyl-tRNA synthetase C-terminal region/beta chain; methionyl-tRNA synthetase), with protein MEKKFKRTTVTSALPYANGPVHLGHMAGVYIPADIYVRYLRLKKEDVLFIGGSDEHGVPITIRAKKEGVTPQDVVDRFHNIIKKSFEEFGISFDVYGRTTSKTHHDMASKFFRTLYDKNEFVEQTSEQYYDEKAQTFLADRYITGECPHCHAEGAYGDQCEKCGTSLNPTDLINPVSTITGSKPVMKETTHWYLPLDKHEEWLKKWILEDHKEWRPNVYGQCKSWLDMGLHPRAVSRDLSWGIPVPVEGAEGKVLYVWFDAPIGYISNTKELLPDSWEKWWKDEDTRLVHFIGKDNIVFHCIVFPAMLKAEGSYILPDNVPSNEFLNLEGDKISTSKNWAVWLHEYLVDFPGKQDVLRYVLTANAPETKDNDFTWKDFQARNNNELVAVYGNFVNRALVLTHKYFEGKVPACAELSDYDKEVIESFKEVKSRLEDLLNNFKFREGQKEAMNLARIGNKYLADTEPWKLAKTDMARVGTILNISLQLVANLAIAFEPFLPSSSAKLREMLDISHFDWNELGKADLLEVNHQINKASLLFEKIEDEAIDAQLQRLAKIKKENEEANYKAQPVKEDIVFDEFTKMDLRVGTVLECIKVPKADKLLQFKIDDGLETRTIVSGVAKFYKPEELIGKQVCFIANLPPRKLKGVVSEGMILFAENNDGSLTYISPNKEVKPGSQIN; from the coding sequence ATGGAAAAGAAATTTAAACGAACCACAGTTACATCAGCTCTACCTTATGCTAACGGACCTGTACATTTAGGACACATGGCTGGTGTGTATATCCCAGCTGATATTTATGTACGATATCTTAGATTAAAGAAAGAGGATGTACTGTTTATAGGAGGATCTGATGAGCATGGAGTGCCAATTACCATCCGTGCAAAAAAAGAAGGTGTTACTCCTCAAGATGTGGTTGATAGATTCCACAATATTATTAAAAAATCGTTTGAGGAATTTGGAATCTCATTCGATGTATATGGAAGAACCACTTCAAAGACTCATCATGATATGGCTTCTAAGTTCTTCAGAACCCTATATGACAAAAATGAGTTTGTGGAACAAACCTCTGAGCAATACTACGACGAAAAGGCTCAAACCTTTTTAGCCGATCGATATATTACTGGAGAATGTCCTCATTGCCATGCAGAAGGAGCCTATGGCGACCAATGCGAAAAATGTGGTACTTCTCTTAATCCAACCGACTTAATTAATCCAGTAAGTACTATTACAGGATCAAAGCCAGTCATGAAAGAAACTACTCATTGGTATCTCCCTCTTGATAAACATGAAGAGTGGCTTAAGAAATGGATTTTAGAAGATCATAAAGAATGGCGTCCTAATGTATATGGTCAGTGCAAAAGCTGGTTAGATATGGGGCTTCATCCTAGAGCAGTAAGCCGTGACTTAAGTTGGGGTATCCCCGTTCCTGTAGAAGGAGCTGAAGGGAAAGTATTATATGTGTGGTTTGATGCTCCTATTGGTTACATTTCAAATACTAAAGAACTACTTCCTGATAGTTGGGAAAAATGGTGGAAAGACGAAGATACACGTTTAGTACATTTTATTGGAAAAGACAATATCGTATTCCACTGCATTGTATTTCCTGCTATGCTTAAAGCTGAAGGAAGCTATATTCTTCCAGACAATGTTCCTAGCAACGAATTCTTAAACCTAGAAGGTGACAAGATTTCAACTTCTAAGAATTGGGCTGTTTGGTTACATGAATACCTAGTAGATTTCCCAGGAAAACAAGACGTACTGCGTTATGTCTTAACAGCAAATGCTCCTGAGACTAAGGATAATGACTTTACATGGAAAGACTTCCAAGCTCGTAATAACAACGAACTTGTAGCAGTCTATGGAAACTTTGTAAACAGAGCTTTAGTTCTCACTCATAAATACTTTGAAGGAAAAGTACCTGCTTGTGCAGAATTGTCTGACTATGACAAAGAAGTCATTGAAAGCTTCAAAGAAGTGAAGTCTAGACTAGAAGATCTATTAAACAACTTTAAGTTTAGAGAAGGACAAAAAGAAGCGATGAATCTTGCTCGTATTGGAAACAAATACCTTGCTGATACTGAACCTTGGAAATTGGCTAAAACAGATATGGCACGTGTAGGAACAATCCTAAATATCAGTTTACAGCTTGTAGCCAACCTAGCCATTGCTTTCGAGCCATTCCTTCCATCAAGTTCAGCCAAACTGAGAGAAATGTTAGACATTAGTCATTTTGACTGGAATGAGTTAGGCAAAGCCGACTTGCTAGAAGTGAATCATCAAATAAATAAAGCCTCTCTTCTTTTTGAAAAAATAGAAGACGAAGCTATTGATGCCCAACTGCAAAGATTAGCTAAAATCAAAAAAGAAAATGAAGAAGCTAATTACAAAGCTCAACCAGTAAAAGAAGACATAGTCTTTGATGAATTCACAAAAATGGACTTGCGTGTAGGAACCGTTTTAGAATGTATTAAAGTTCCTAAAGCAGATAAGCTTCTACAGTTTAAAATTGACGATGGACTAGAAACAAGAACTATTGTATCGGGTGTAGCCAAATTTTATAAACCAGAAGAACTTATCGGTAAACAAGTTTGTTTCATTGCAAATCTACCACCAAGAAAGCTTAAAGGAGTCGTTTCTGAGGGAATGATTCTATTTGCAGAAAACAACGATGGCAGTCTGACATATATATCTCCCAACAAAGAGGTAAAGCCAGGTAGCCAAATCAATTAA